A single window of Chitinophagales bacterium DNA harbors:
- the dcm gene encoding DNA (cytosine-5-)-methyltransferase: MMKKNLLSLFSGCGGMDIGFEGGFKIPKTILNDAIHRDWVVEEDDFYFHLKETIFETKFANDISSHARIAWNDYFSRKRGYDLNGTYNVGSIVNIVKEYHDGNKKVFPQNIEIVTGGFPCQDFSVSGKRKGFHSHKDHNGQIIEDDIPTEETRGKLYMWMKEVIEITLPKIFIAENVKGLANLGKVKEVIQADFSKIDGDGYLVLDPKVLHAGNYGVPQSRERIFFIGFKKSALTSEALKELSKKEVSEKSSPYPTPTHRLNGEMHYSSFEHLMTNFTKSKNVLMDLKEPENSCDLSQKHFSKAKFMGIHCQGQKEVNLEKLAPTIRAEHHGNIEYRRLSLENGGSYANEIEMGKKERRLTLRECARIQTFPDDFNFVLLSAEKKKKFSLSPSQGYKLVGNAVPPLLAYHIAKKIESNWEFYFGL, encoded by the coding sequence ATGATGAAAAAGAATTTATTGTCCCTATTTTCGGGATGTGGAGGAATGGATATTGGTTTTGAAGGAGGCTTCAAAATACCCAAAACGATATTAAATGATGCTATACATAGAGATTGGGTAGTGGAGGAAGATGATTTTTACTTCCATTTGAAGGAAACCATCTTTGAAACAAAATTTGCGAATGATATTAGCAGTCACGCTAGAATTGCTTGGAATGATTATTTTTCGAGAAAACGAGGTTATGATTTGAATGGAACATACAATGTGGGGAGTATTGTTAATATTGTAAAAGAATACCACGATGGAAATAAAAAAGTCTTTCCCCAAAACATCGAAATAGTGACGGGCGGTTTTCCCTGTCAAGATTTTAGCGTATCAGGAAAAAGGAAAGGATTTCATTCCCACAAAGACCATAATGGACAAATTATTGAAGACGATATTCCGACAGAAGAAACAAGGGGAAAGCTTTATATGTGGATGAAAGAAGTCATTGAGATAACTTTACCAAAAATTTTTATTGCAGAAAATGTCAAGGGTTTGGCCAATTTAGGGAAAGTTAAAGAGGTGATTCAAGCTGATTTTTCTAAGATAGATGGCGACGGCTATTTGGTTTTAGACCCAAAGGTTTTACATGCAGGTAATTATGGTGTGCCACAATCTCGTGAAAGGATTTTCTTTATTGGTTTCAAGAAATCAGCCTTGACTTCCGAAGCTTTAAAAGAATTGTCTAAAAAGGAAGTTTCAGAAAAATCCAGCCCTTATCCGACACCAACGCACCGACTAAATGGAGAAATGCACTATTCATCGTTTGAACACCTTATGACGAATTTCACTAAAAGTAAGAATGTGTTAATGGATTTGAAAGAGCCTGAAAATAGCTGTGATTTGTCACAGAAACATTTTTCTAAGGCAAAGTTTATGGGAATACATTGCCAAGGTCAAAAGGAAGTAAACCTCGAAAAACTGGCTCCAACTATACGTGCAGAACATCACGGCAACATTGAATATAGAAGATTATCGCTCGAAAATGGAGGGAGTTATGCCAACGAAATAGAAATGGGTAAAAAAGAAAGACGATTGACATTGAGGGAATGTGCGAGGATTCAGACATTTCCCGATGATTTTAATTTTGTTTTGCTTTCTGCAGAGAAAAAGAAAAAATTCTCCTTGAGTCCTTCACAGGGGTATAAGTTGGTCGGCAATGCTGTTCCCCCGCTTTTGGCTTATCACATTGCTAAGAAAATAGAATCGAATTGGGAGTTCTATTTTGGGCTATAG
- a CDS encoding GEVED domain-containing protein, whose protein sequence is MKTNSTHILLVVILCLLSSNFLAAQSPNPSSDESYCKDKIFLKIKEEAGLRLPKYSVDQKVPNYPVFGNLIEEYKVKTIYRPFPELKSSAFVNTYQVNIDPDSDIDQLIATLQADPNVEYAEKVPVERLFFNPNDPAENAGEQWHLGVIDAFAAWDLSLGDESVVVAVVDDAVKITHEDLVNSVWVNAGEIAGNGIDDDNNGYVDDVNGWDVADNDNNPNPPSSATASSFSHGTHVAGLIGATTNNGKGVAAIGAGVSIMAVKCTENNTSNSSIISHGWSGFQYAMSNGADVINISWGGTGYSYTYQALINAAYNAGITIVAAAGNSSTSTQFYPAAYNNVIAVAATTSTDTKASFSNYGPWVDVAAPGSSLKSCIASSNTAYGYKSGTSMASPVTAGLCALLLSYEPTLQPADILSCLTSTAVPVIGSSDVGAGRISANAAMLCAAPASCSAPYNLTVNNLSSTNATLTWADTDAASYTVRIRQTGGNWTTFNTPNTSYSYSANSCESYEFEVKSNCSGESSNFSSIQTFTTLPDGPSNYCIAEGNTANFEWIAGVTFAAVNITSSSNGGYSQEALCYNLNVETNDDYTLILTPGFAGAAYGVYWRAWIDFNRDGDFSDANELVYDAGSSQSGSVTPNIAIPSSASTGSTRMRIAMKWTGASDTALPNHCGTFEFGEVEDYTLVVSQGAAPVVCNRPTTVNAANISESSATINWSNVSGSTGYNIRYRKQGSGWNYSVATSNFKSLTGLDAGSNYEVEVQSKCASNTTSDYSATKSFTTSIPVCSTPTDLIVSNIEAAKATISWSGSSQEDYQVHYRKTSSTVWSSLSVGSTNVSIPSLQSCTEYEVQIRTVCDLSESSFTMTKKFETIGCQAPEEENTGGLMPNGYCTSRGYNANYEWIAKVVFGSINNTSGSDGGYGDYTSKSTDVELGQSYNVTLQAGYAGSAYREYWKVWIDYNRDGDFGDDGELAFDAGGLNNTPVTAGIKVPTNASIGTTRVRISMKYNAAADMCESFTYGEVEDYAVNIISGGGQTEPTPSAGGGPAPDGYCDAQSQNSNYEWIEKVSIGSINNSSSNDNGYGNYTHLSTDVDAGSSQTIILQPGYVGAAYNESWQVWIDFNRDGDFSDIAELAFSSSSPSKNTVTAAITIPADASIGSTRMRITMKYNGTASDCGNYNYGEVEDYELNIRGAGGNNGGGNSDSNPMPDGYCDMQSQNASYEWIAKVELGDISNATASNNGYGDFTNLSTELIADQSYSLGLTPGFKGAAYNESWKVWIDYNRDGDFTDAGELVFEPASNKNKVVGSIKIPATAMNGVTLMRVAMKYNGGIPNSCGAYTYGEVEDYSVVLVNNLTSTVEMSSEGDNIQKADPTEPNCDIDVAFDYTVSGEKADFINYSMGKYDTFFWSFGDGEFSEETSPVHHYKESGEYFFNLSISSTQSGCSQHYQGFIYIFGEDAEEGNNNTVPSSENGG, encoded by the coding sequence ATGAAAACAAACAGCACACACATTCTTTTAGTAGTTATTTTATGTTTATTATCCTCCAATTTTTTAGCAGCACAAAGCCCCAATCCGAGCAGCGATGAATCGTATTGCAAAGACAAAATCTTCCTTAAAATCAAAGAAGAAGCAGGATTACGGCTTCCAAAATACAGTGTTGATCAAAAAGTACCCAATTATCCTGTATTTGGAAACCTTATTGAAGAATACAAAGTAAAGACCATTTACCGTCCATTCCCCGAACTTAAGAGCAGCGCCTTTGTCAATACCTATCAAGTCAATATTGACCCAGATAGCGACATTGACCAACTCATCGCCACCCTACAAGCAGACCCCAATGTGGAGTATGCCGAAAAAGTTCCTGTTGAAAGGCTGTTCTTCAATCCCAATGACCCTGCCGAAAATGCAGGTGAACAGTGGCATTTGGGAGTAATAGATGCCTTTGCAGCCTGGGATCTAAGTTTGGGGGATGAAAGTGTAGTCGTTGCAGTAGTAGATGATGCGGTCAAAATCACACACGAAGATTTGGTTAACAGCGTATGGGTCAATGCAGGTGAAATTGCAGGCAACGGCATTGACGACGACAACAATGGATATGTAGATGATGTGAATGGCTGGGATGTTGCAGATAACGACAACAACCCCAATCCTCCTTCTTCTGCTACTGCTAGTTCCTTTTCACATGGAACACACGTAGCAGGACTAATAGGCGCAACAACCAACAACGGTAAAGGTGTGGCTGCCATTGGAGCAGGAGTCAGCATCATGGCTGTGAAATGTACGGAAAACAATACAAGCAATTCATCCATCATTTCACATGGTTGGAGTGGATTTCAGTATGCGATGAGCAATGGAGCGGATGTCATTAATATTTCTTGGGGAGGCACAGGGTATTCCTATACCTACCAAGCACTCATCAATGCAGCCTACAATGCGGGCATTACCATTGTAGCTGCCGCAGGAAATTCGAGTACCTCCACTCAGTTTTACCCCGCTGCCTACAACAATGTCATTGCAGTAGCCGCCACCACTTCAACCGACACCAAAGCCAGTTTTTCCAATTATGGCCCATGGGTAGATGTTGCAGCACCAGGAAGTTCACTCAAAAGTTGTATCGCAAGCTCCAATACCGCCTATGGCTACAAAAGCGGTACTTCAATGGCATCTCCCGTTACCGCAGGACTTTGTGCCTTGCTATTGTCTTACGAACCCACTTTGCAGCCAGCAGATATTTTGTCTTGTTTGACATCAACCGCTGTTCCTGTTATAGGGTCTAGCGATGTAGGAGCAGGTCGAATCAGTGCCAATGCTGCCATGCTATGTGCCGCACCTGCAAGCTGTTCTGCACCCTACAATTTGACTGTAAACAACCTCAGCAGCACCAACGCAACCCTCACTTGGGCAGACACAGATGCTGCAAGTTATACAGTGAGAATCAGACAAACAGGAGGCAACTGGACTACCTTCAATACTCCAAATACAAGTTATAGCTATTCGGCTAATTCATGCGAAAGCTATGAGTTTGAAGTAAAAAGCAATTGCAGTGGTGAAAGCAGCAATTTTTCTAGTATACAAACCTTTACAACCTTACCCGATGGCCCTTCTAATTATTGCATCGCAGAAGGAAATACCGCAAACTTTGAATGGATTGCAGGGGTGACATTTGCAGCAGTCAACATTACTAGTTCCTCCAATGGAGGCTACAGTCAAGAAGCACTTTGCTACAATCTCAATGTAGAAACCAATGACGATTATACGCTTATATTGACACCAGGATTTGCAGGAGCAGCCTATGGTGTTTATTGGAGGGCATGGATAGACTTCAATCGAGATGGCGATTTTAGCGATGCCAACGAATTGGTGTACGATGCAGGCAGCAGCCAAAGTGGAAGCGTAACCCCTAATATTGCGATACCTTCGAGCGCAAGCACAGGAAGCACACGCATGAGAATTGCGATGAAATGGACAGGTGCATCCGATACGGCATTGCCCAATCATTGCGGCACCTTTGAGTTTGGAGAAGTAGAAGACTACACCTTAGTGGTATCTCAAGGCGCAGCACCAGTTGTCTGCAATAGACCTACAACGGTTAATGCTGCCAATATATCAGAAAGTTCGGCAACCATCAATTGGTCAAATGTAAGTGGTTCAACTGGCTACAATATTAGATACCGCAAACAAGGTTCTGGCTGGAACTATTCAGTAGCCACCTCTAACTTCAAAAGCCTAACGGGTTTGGACGCAGGTTCAAATTATGAAGTAGAAGTACAATCAAAATGTGCGAGCAATACCACAAGTGATTATTCTGCTACCAAGTCCTTTACAACCAGTATTCCTGTTTGTAGTACGCCTACTGATTTGATTGTCAGCAACATTGAAGCTGCAAAAGCGACCATTTCATGGAGTGGTAGTAGTCAGGAAGATTACCAAGTCCACTACCGCAAAACGAGCAGTACCGTTTGGAGTTCGCTCAGTGTCGGTAGTACGAATGTATCCATTCCTTCTTTGCAGTCTTGTACCGAATACGAAGTTCAAATTCGCACTGTATGTGATTTATCCGAAAGTTCTTTTACGATGACCAAGAAGTTTGAAACCATTGGTTGCCAAGCTCCAGAGGAAGAGAATACAGGGGGACTGATGCCTAACGGCTATTGCACAAGCAGGGGCTACAATGCCAACTATGAATGGATAGCAAAAGTGGTATTTGGAAGCATCAACAATACTTCGGGAAGCGATGGAGGTTATGGAGACTATACTTCAAAAAGTACGGACGTTGAACTAGGGCAAAGCTATAACGTCACCTTACAGGCAGGTTATGCAGGTTCGGCCTACCGAGAATATTGGAAGGTTTGGATAGACTACAACCGAGATGGTGATTTTGGCGATGATGGAGAATTGGCTTTTGATGCAGGAGGATTGAACAATACGCCTGTGACAGCAGGAATCAAAGTTCCAACGAATGCCTCAATAGGAACGACAAGAGTACGTATCTCGATGAAATACAACGCAGCAGCAGACATGTGTGAAAGTTTCACCTATGGCGAAGTCGAAGATTATGCGGTAAATATCATCAGCGGAGGAGGCCAAACCGAACCAACACCTTCGGCAGGTGGTGGCCCTGCTCCAGATGGCTACTGCGATGCACAGTCTCAAAATTCAAATTACGAATGGATTGAAAAGGTAAGCATTGGAAGTATCAACAATAGCTCTTCAAATGACAATGGATATGGAAATTACACACACCTTTCAACAGATGTAGATGCTGGAAGCAGCCAGACAATTATCCTACAACCAGGCTATGTAGGAGCAGCTTACAACGAATCTTGGCAAGTATGGATTGACTTCAATCGAGATGGTGATTTTAGTGATATTGCAGAATTGGCATTTAGTTCGAGTAGCCCAAGCAAAAATACGGTAACAGCCGCAATTACCATTCCTGCCGATGCTTCAATAGGCTCTACACGTATGAGGATTACCATGAAATACAACGGAACTGCAAGTGATTGTGGAAACTACAACTATGGAGAAGTGGAGGATTATGAGTTGAATATTCGGGGAGCAGGTGGCAACAATGGAGGAGGAAATTCAGATTCCAATCCAATGCCCGATGGTTACTGCGATATGCAAAGCCAAAACGCCAGCTATGAATGGATTGCAAAAGTTGAACTCGGCGACATTAGCAATGCGACTGCTAGCAACAATGGATATGGTGATTTCACCAACTTATCTACCGAACTGATAGCCGATCAATCTTATTCTTTGGGACTGACTCCAGGCTTCAAAGGAGCAGCGTACAACGAATCATGGAAAGTATGGATAGACTACAACCGAGATGGTGATTTTACCGATGCTGGTGAACTGGTATTTGAACCTGCTAGCAACAAAAATAAAGTAGTAGGATCTATCAAAATACCTGCAACTGCCATGAATGGTGTCACCCTCATGCGGGTTGCAATGAAGTACAATGGTGGTATTCCAAACAGTTGCGGAGCTTATACCTATGGCGAAGTCGAAGATTATTCAGTTGTATTAGTGAACAATCTTACTTCAACGGTGGAAATGTCGTCTGAAGGAGACAACATTCAGAAAGCAGATCCAACCGAACCCAATTGTGATATTGATGTAGCCTTTGATTACACTGTTTCGGGTGAAAAAGCAGACTTTATCAACTATTCAATGGGAAAATACGACACCTTCTTTTGGAGTTTTGGTGATGGCGAATTTTCGGAGGAAACAAGCCCTGTACACCATTACAAAGAGTCTGGAGAATATTTCTTCAACTTATCTATTAGCAGTACTCAAAGTGGATGTTCTCAACATTATCAAGGATTTATCTATATTTTTGGAGAAGATGCAGAGGAGGGAAACAACAATACCGTACCTTCAAGTGAAAATGGAGGATAA
- a CDS encoding transposase, with protein MLITKTYKYRIYPTQKQESRMTNHMNMSRYVWNWHLGGMMKQYKDSKTFPSMIEQQNLLPKLKEEKPWFKNVYSMVLQDANRRLHKALITFFKSKKEGNTDTGFPKYKKKGQWNSLNYTDYGRNMPSYFSTMNRKIGKEKANNHIPVPKIGFVKIKRHRELPKGAVVKTMSIIKDGCKWFTCFTFQFEKAVKEVPKQDLLTHSVGIDMGLNDFVYTSGGLSEPLPKFYRKREKHLAKVQRKLSKAKKRSARYYKLLKAVQKAHYRVKMQRQEFHHQVANWLLKHYDLIAIEDLAIKNMIRKAKPKQDEEGNFTRNGRKAKSGLSKSIANAGWYSFRVILENKAKELGKVVVAIAPQYTSQKCSGCGATVKKALSVRTHSCNECGFTANRDHNAAINILTLGLESLGLYAYDAPTIPLG; from the coding sequence ATGCTAATCACCAAAACATACAAATACCGAATTTATCCTACCCAAAAACAAGAAAGTAGGATGACTAACCACATGAATATGAGTCGGTATGTTTGGAATTGGCATTTAGGCGGAATGATGAAGCAGTACAAGGATAGCAAAACCTTTCCTTCGATGATTGAACAACAAAACCTACTGCCTAAACTAAAGGAAGAAAAGCCGTGGTTTAAGAATGTTTATTCCATGGTGCTGCAAGACGCCAATAGAAGACTACACAAAGCACTCATTACATTTTTTAAATCCAAGAAAGAGGGAAACACCGATACAGGATTTCCTAAATACAAGAAAAAAGGACAGTGGAATAGCTTGAACTATACCGATTACGGCAGAAATATGCCAAGTTACTTTTCTACCATGAATCGCAAAATCGGTAAAGAAAAAGCGAATAACCATATCCCTGTTCCAAAAATAGGCTTTGTCAAAATAAAACGGCACCGAGAACTCCCCAAAGGAGCAGTCGTGAAAACCATGTCCATCATCAAGGATGGATGCAAGTGGTTTACCTGTTTCACCTTTCAGTTTGAAAAAGCTGTTAAAGAAGTGCCTAAACAGGACTTGCTAACACATTCAGTAGGAATAGACATGGGTTTGAATGATTTTGTTTATACCAGTGGCGGTTTATCAGAACCACTACCCAAGTTTTACCGAAAACGAGAAAAGCATTTGGCTAAGGTGCAGCGCAAGTTATCCAAGGCTAAGAAACGAAGCGCAAGATATTACAAACTACTTAAAGCGGTTCAGAAAGCGCATTACCGTGTCAAAATGCAACGGCAAGAGTTTCATCATCAAGTAGCGAATTGGTTGTTAAAACACTATGATTTGATAGCTATTGAAGATTTGGCTATTAAAAACATGATTCGCAAAGCCAAGCCTAAGCAAGACGAAGAAGGTAATTTTACTCGCAACGGCAGAAAAGCGAAATCGGGACTTAGTAAATCTATTGCAAATGCAGGTTGGTACTCCTTTCGTGTAATCTTGGAAAATAAGGCTAAGGAACTTGGAAAGGTAGTCGTAGCTATTGCGCCACAGTACACAAGTCAGAAGTGTAGTGGTTGTGGCGCAACAGTAAAGAAAGCCTTATCAGTTAGAACACATAGCTGCAATGAGTGTGGTTTTACGGCAAACCGTGACCACAATGCAGCCATAAACATATTGACTCTCGGACTGGAGAGTTTAGGGCTATATGCCTATGATGCCCCCACTATACCGTTAGGTTAG
- a CDS encoding ThiF family adenylyltransferase, with the protein MSNRYKRIEELGWSMELLQNATVMVVGAGALGNEVLKNLALLGVGTILVTDMDTIEDHNLTRTVLFREGDIGRYKVEVAAEKLKEMNPDVQVIPVIGKVQDVFGRGVYRHVDAVFGCLDNIQGRIDINRYCYQTQTLLIDAGLRKLDGDVKIFAPPFNVCLDCTLNEHLREEAWRRFSCLKLRQRNEDGRATIPTSPTISSIMAGLQVQLAVKYLHGAKIPKDYRMSVYGFIDELSVSKMSFNPECPTHNLYDSIVEEDITQLPYRSDELRVGELLQIMKTDLGETATISLDYDLITTLACNTHRSRQNILCKRGNLYVDEAECPDCMAEGMPSVHALRREHFVNQLDGKESAHILNSTLEEIGTPLYQIFKIKAIVNGELVYRYYEISGDKERVFGEMG; encoded by the coding sequence ATGAGTAACCGCTACAAACGCATTGAGGAACTGGGATGGAGTATGGAACTGCTGCAAAACGCCACGGTAATGGTGGTAGGAGCAGGTGCATTGGGTAATGAGGTGTTGAAGAATTTGGCACTGTTGGGAGTAGGTACTATTTTGGTGACAGATATGGATACCATTGAAGACCATAACCTTACCCGCACTGTTTTGTTTCGAGAAGGCGATATTGGACGCTACAAGGTGGAAGTGGCTGCCGAAAAATTGAAGGAAATGAATCCTGATGTGCAGGTGATTCCCGTGATTGGTAAAGTGCAAGATGTGTTTGGAAGGGGTGTTTACCGTCATGTAGATGCGGTGTTTGGTTGTTTGGACAACATTCAGGGACGCATTGACATCAACCGTTATTGTTATCAAACCCAAACGCTCTTGATTGATGCAGGTTTGCGGAAATTGGATGGGGATGTGAAAATTTTTGCACCTCCCTTCAATGTGTGTTTGGATTGTACGCTGAACGAGCATTTGCGTGAGGAGGCTTGGCGGCGTTTTTCATGCCTCAAATTGCGGCAACGAAATGAGGATGGTAGGGCTACAATACCGACTTCACCTACTATTTCTTCCATTATGGCGGGATTGCAGGTGCAACTGGCTGTGAAATATTTGCATGGCGCAAAAATCCCGAAGGATTACCGAATGTCGGTCTATGGTTTTATTGACGAGCTGAGTGTGTCGAAAATGAGCTTCAATCCCGAATGTCCAACGCACAATCTCTATGATTCGATTGTGGAAGAAGATATTACGCAGTTGCCTTATCGCTCCGATGAATTGAGGGTTGGGGAGTTGCTGCAAATCATGAAAACGGATTTGGGCGAAACGGCTACTATTTCACTGGATTACGATTTGATTACTACTTTGGCCTGCAATACACACCGTAGCCGCCAAAATATTCTCTGCAAACGGGGTAATTTATATGTGGATGAGGCGGAATGTCCTGATTGTATGGCAGAGGGTATGCCCTCTGTTCATGCGTTGAGGCGTGAACATTTTGTGAATCAATTGGATGGTAAGGAGTCTGCACATATTTTGAACAGCACTTTGGAGGAAATTGGCACACCGCTTTACCAGATTTTTAAGATAAAGGCGATTGTGAATGGGGAGTTGGTGTATCGGTATTATGAGATAAGTGGGGATAAAGAGAGGGTGTTTGGGGAAATGGGTTAG
- a CDS encoding DUF1566 domain-containing protein encodes MGIPFYLFLTCQIPSLIQKLVNGTFFNLLIIFIMKYKIGDLAHGGIVFYVDETGEHGKVVTPNDYVYESELFSMDFDDGDDTFLWEDAKELCAKLREGGFDDWRLPSREELNLIYTNLYKAGLGNLTDYIYWSSETSYIMNGDYGWYQDFEDGKQNYFHRAIAHVRAVRVF; translated from the coding sequence ATGGGAATTCCATTCTATTTATTTTTAACCTGCCAAATACCAAGCCTTATTCAAAAACTGGTGAATGGCACATTTTTTAATCTTTTAATTATTTTTATCATGAAATACAAAATCGGTGATTTAGCCCATGGGGGAATCGTGTTTTATGTAGACGAAACTGGCGAGCACGGCAAAGTAGTAACTCCCAATGATTATGTCTATGAGAGTGAACTCTTTAGTATGGACTTTGATGATGGGGATGATACTTTTCTCTGGGAGGATGCAAAAGAATTGTGTGCAAAACTTAGAGAAGGTGGTTTTGATGACTGGAGGCTTCCGTCAAGAGAAGAATTGAATTTAATATATACCAATCTGTATAAAGCGGGTCTTGGTAACCTTACTGATTATATCTATTGGAGTTCAGAGACGAGCTACATCATGAACGGCGATTATGGGTGGTATCAGGACTTTGAAGATGGCAAACAGAACTACTTCCATAGAGCCATCGCCCATGTCCGTGCTGTTCGGGTTTTTTAA
- a CDS encoding DUF6029 family protein has protein sequence MQRIYSTILFLLSLMVCSHTLYGQNQGVLSGDLQFNTRFFESDSTRDATNTPFYDYLKYSADAWFNLNYQVSGYNMGVRFDMFNNSNIFNATREVNELGLGFWYISKKIDKLDLTAGYFYEQFGSGIIFRAYEARPLGIDQAIQGIRLKYELSDHWRITGFTGRQRNRFETYKPVVKGANISGYIKASEKVNLTPGFGVVNRTIDTETMNTIAQEINGYTLENRFTPKYNVYAGTFYNTLYAGRFSWYTEYAYKTEDAIRNMDGLLINPKYGNVIYNTLTYSQKGFGITFLYKYTKDFDLRVHPNAVGNFGAINFLPPMTRANSYRLMSRYNAATQLLGEKAFQVDLTYTPMKGLSFTGNHSRITNSDNDLLFREFYLDAEIKPQDKKKKWRIISGLQMVDYNQTAFEGPKPGRADFVRTFSPFFEYDYKFTRRKSLRLELQYMLTERNRVLFGEDKPEEKQDLGNWIWGLAEYNIVPKWSFSAGTMYNLHDNLFFPTFLVAHNQNATRFALNYAKQPAGIICTGGICRFEPAFSGLKLDVTTKF, from the coding sequence ATGCAGCGAATATATTCTACAATATTGTTTTTATTAAGTTTGATGGTGTGTAGTCATACCTTATACGGCCAAAATCAAGGTGTTTTATCAGGTGATTTGCAGTTTAATACCCGCTTTTTTGAGTCGGATAGTACACGAGATGCCACGAATACACCCTTTTATGATTACCTCAAATACAGTGCTGATGCTTGGTTCAATCTGAACTATCAGGTTTCTGGCTACAATATGGGTGTGCGTTTTGATATGTTCAATAACTCCAACATTTTCAATGCTACTCGTGAAGTAAATGAACTTGGGTTGGGATTTTGGTATATTTCCAAAAAAATAGACAAACTTGATTTAACGGCAGGGTATTTTTATGAGCAGTTTGGTTCGGGTATTATTTTCAGAGCTTATGAAGCACGTCCTTTGGGAATTGACCAAGCCATTCAAGGCATCCGATTGAAGTATGAACTCAGCGACCATTGGCGCATTACAGGCTTTACAGGCCGTCAAAGAAACCGCTTTGAAACCTACAAACCTGTTGTCAAAGGAGCAAATATTTCGGGCTATATCAAAGCGAGTGAAAAGGTGAATTTAACACCGGGTTTTGGGGTAGTTAACCGCACGATTGATACCGAAACCATGAACACCATTGCACAAGAAATCAATGGTTATACTTTGGAAAACCGCTTTACTCCAAAATACAATGTCTATGCTGGAACGTTCTACAATACATTGTATGCAGGAAGGTTTAGTTGGTACACCGAATATGCCTATAAAACAGAGGATGCTATTAGAAATATGGATGGATTGCTCATCAATCCCAAATATGGTAACGTAATTTATAATACGCTTACCTATTCTCAAAAAGGTTTTGGCATCACATTTTTGTATAAATACACCAAAGATTTTGATCTACGAGTTCACCCCAATGCAGTAGGTAATTTTGGAGCAATCAACTTTTTGCCTCCAATGACCCGTGCCAATAGTTACCGATTGATGTCACGCTACAATGCAGCCACACAGTTGTTGGGGGAAAAAGCCTTTCAAGTGGATTTGACCTATACTCCTATGAAAGGACTGTCTTTTACTGGGAATCACTCACGTATTACCAATTCTGACAACGACTTGTTGTTTAGAGAATTTTATTTAGATGCAGAAATCAAGCCTCAAGACAAAAAGAAAAAATGGCGCATTATTTCTGGACTGCAAATGGTGGATTACAACCAAACCGCTTTTGAAGGACCGAAACCAGGGCGAGCTGATTTTGTCCGAACCTTTTCTCCTTTCTTTGAGTACGATTATAAATTTACCCGTCGAAAATCACTGCGACTTGAGCTGCAATACATGCTGACAGAGCGCAATAGGGTATTGTTTGGAGAAGACAAACCTGAAGAAAAACAAGATTTAGGAAATTGGATATGGGGATTGGCAGAGTACAATATTGTTCCAAAATGGTCTTTTTCGGCGGGAACGATGTACAATCTCCATGACAATCTTTTTTTCCCGACTTTCTTAGTTGCTCATAACCAAAATGCAACTCGTTTTGCACTAAACTATGCGAAACAACCTGCGGGGATCATCTGTACAGGAGGAATTTGCAGATTTGAGCCTGCGTTTAGTGGTTTGAAGTTGGATGTGACAACTAAGTTTTAG